Sequence from the Helianthus annuus cultivar XRQ/B chromosome 13, HanXRQr2.0-SUNRISE, whole genome shotgun sequence genome:
GTGTTTGTTCGCTTCCGCTTGATCTTACTCTGATCTGATACCCTAACAACATTTTCTAATATAAtacacattcaaaccaaaactcATAACCTGTCGGCTCATTTCCATGTACTATGGCCCCAAAATCATTTAAAAGGGGGATCTAGTCGTGAGGGCTCACCTTTGGTCACTTTGATTTAGAACTTCTACTTCTCACTAAATGACGATTCACTTTGCGATTCGAAAGCCATATAAATCGAGATTAATTACAATATTAATCCTAATACACTAGCATACTAAACAAAACATAATCTACAAGGTTGTGAATATATATTCCCAACCACTAGACTTCACAAAAAATGGTTGGAGAGTCGCCCCCCGCAAGCATGCCAAAGATCCACGCACACCAACCCTCAAAAGAGAACTTTTGATGTTTTAGCGGTATTTATTCAGTTGCACTCATGTTACCAAGCATACCAACTATCAGGCCCGGTGTCAGCGCTGGGCAGATGGCGAGGCCCAAAAGGTTTATAGGCCCCCTGGGAGAGAGGAAGTAACATACCGTTACGAAGTGATGACAATCCATCACAAATCCACACCACACGTCCACGCCTCACTTTTTAGAGATTTGTCTTCTGCGCACGTAACAATCCATTTTGAAACAGTATCCGTCACCCACCTTTTCACATCTGAGTTGTCAAGACGGCCTAGATTTATATAATATAGCTCCCAACTCCCAAAACTCATTTCTTAGCACGATATATGCCTATTTGATGTTAGAGTCTTTCGTGTTGGATTATCTTCTCGTTTCACGCTCGGTTAGATTCTAGAGTGGCATTTCTTGACTGACATTTTTCATAACTCTAATTTGGTGTTTTTTTTAAACTCCTAAACCTTCATCACTAAAAACAAATGTATCATCACAATGTCTCTTTCCATCattatagaaaatataatattgcTCCCAACTCCCATAACTCATTTCTTTGCATGATAATAATTTGATGTTATAGAGTCTTTCGTGTTGGATAATCTTCTTGTTTCGCGCTCGGTTAGATTCTAGAGTGGCATTTCTTGATCAGCATCTATCATAACTCTAATTTGGTGTTTTCTCAAACTCCTAAACCTTCCTCACTAAAAACAAAAGTATCATCACAATGTCTCTTTCCATCATTATAGAAAATGTTTCACCCTCATTTGTTTTGTCCTCCCAAATAGGTTTGGGACCATCTAGCTTCTTAGCCAGTTGGATTATTAGATGCAAGTATTGGTGTTATCTAGCCAGCTGGATCATTTGGTAGTTTTGGTGTTTCTTGCATATCCTTCCATTCCATTTGCATAGATCAGATAATATTTTGTTATCACACTTTTCCATGTATGGTCTATTTTCTCTATCTTGTCATTCCCTCTTGCTAAAATTTCCTAACTTAACCAAATCAATATTtcaatttttgaaataaaaacacttcttgaaaaacaaaagattaaaaaatttgttttatttaaactATGTATACTTTAGCCAAGAAACTATGTTTATTTTATATAGAGACCATTATTAGCTTACCCAACCCAATCAATGCAAGTTAGGTATTAGGTGTTTTTGGCGTGTATAGGTTCAAAAGTAACAACTGTTTTAACTTCTCACAAAAAGGTAAATCACTTCATTTCCACATTTCCAGCGTCAAGGTCAATATCTTTAAATCAAATCCTCATTCCTGTTGCGTGAAccattaattaaataattaaaaacaataaattaaaatttaataaaattaaatgaacaaaaagtACGCATTACCTCACAGGAAAGGCATATACCAACCAAACGGCGAAACAGACGGTAAACGGAAGAAGCTAACGGAACGTCACCAACTTAACGGAACATAACACGGATTCTGATGCACGCAACGGAACGAAGAGAACGAGACGCATAACGAATCTGATGCTGCGAAAACGGATGGAACAATCGATCAATCAATCAAATCATCAAATGAAACAACACAATGAACAAACCACACGAAAAGCGAATAGAAATTCATTAAGATGATTGTTATCTTGTTTTAATTTGATTAAGAGTTGATTTAGATGTTAGTGTGTTTAGATGTGATTGATTCGTTGAAAGTGAAAGTTTAATCAAAAAAGTCCTTCAGTTTTGCAATCACAATGGCTGCAAGCACATCATAACTATCATCTATGTACACAAGATGTTCAGTTCAGTTTGATAGGGATAATTGAATAAgcttcttcttcatctttgtgTCAGAATTGAAGGATTGATTTCATGTCGTCAAATTGCATAAACACCGGAATATTCTTCTCTTCGCCGATATATTCGTCGGAACCCTAGCACCGGTGGAAGTAGATCTGTAATAGAAAAGGTAAGAAGTAAAATTACCAAACCTGTACCGAACAACCAGAGGATTTTCAACTTCACGTTGAAGAAAATCATAAGTCATCGGCCTTGGACATAACTGACAACCGGCTCGGTCTCGGCTCAAACGCCGTTCTCCGCCTCTGCTGATGCGACGATGGACGGATCAACGCCGCTAAAGCTCTTTTAACCAGATCTCCTCCTTCAACGGTTCCGATTCGCACAAGCGAGTTCGTCATCGCAGATCTACGAGCATTCAACCTGTTCGGCGAATACGTCACCGTTTGATTATTGTTGTTAAACCTCTTGTGCAAACTACACCGGAACGATCCAGGATGCGTCGTAGGCGAACACATACATGTCTTCTTCGGAACATTCTTCAACGGATTTCCAGCGTTCTGCTTCCGTACAACCTGTTCTCTAGAACTCACCGCCATAGATCTATTCGGAGATCCAGATCTACTTGCTAACGAAAACTTCACCGATGATGACGTCACCGGAGCGAGTCCATGAAGGTTCACACGTGTCGGAGATGACGAACGGCTGTAGACTTGACTCGAAACCGGAGACGAGTAGAAACTCGAACTCGTTGATGACGCAAACGGCGATGAATTGACGTCAGCAGCGAACGCCGATGAGTAGCTTCCGATACGTCCGTACGGCGAACTTGACCGGTTAAACGCCGATGTCAACGGCATCACCGGCGAGTTTGACTTTCTAGAAGATGTCGCCATTTTTTCCGTTTTAGAGAGAAAATTTGTACTTTTTTAGTGAGAGAAAACGGTTATTGAAAGAGAAAAAAGAGATGGGAGGGTGATTTTACTGAAGGGCCCTTGGCTCTTCAGTTGGGCAAACCTAGCTCTGGTTCGATGGTTAATTTATAGGAAGGGAATTGTGGGGGTATGGATTGTAATTAATGGGAACTTTGGAGGTTAATGTGTGGTGATTGTATTGGTTTTGGTTGGTTAGGTTAACCATATTAGATGGAGACAGCTAACCATGGTTACGCTAGGGTTTTTGGATTGTTTGCTTAGAGATTGATCGGACGGTTGTAAATGATCAGCCGGCTATGCCGCAATGCCGGATCAAAATTTGTGGGACGCGATGGAATGAAATTTTGAATTACTCTTTGCCACCAATTTcgtttttcatttatttatttttctttttcgtTTTTGAAATACTTAGGGTTttcattaattttatttttatttttagttttagtTATTTTTAGATACTTTTTTATTATACAAATAGAGTTACATAAAATCTTAATttttttaaacttaaaaaaaaactaaatcaatacatactcaaattaaagtgttagtttttattgtatattttaaaaataaaagatgAACGTATGAAAAAATTGTGGTCTTTTAAAAATTGTAAAGGGAAtttgtttaaaagtaaaaaaaaaaaatgttataaaagTTATAACTACTTATAGTTTAAAAATTGTAAAACTATTTTTTATCCTTTTTATATTCATTAtaatatgtacatgtatcagatAATTATACTATTAATAATATTTGTTTACTCTATTAAAATATGTAAATGTAAAtggataattttgaaaaaaaaaaaaaaaaaaagccacacaacttggttggatggCATGAGGCACTCCATTGACCGCGGGACATACTCATTGAATCCATATGAAGTTGACCGGCTGGTGTGATTGGAGGTTAATGTAGTATGGGGTGTCCCATGTGCAAGGAGTGGTAGTGAATAAATGTGACAATAATACAATGATTCAAAGCATGTATCAAAATATCATGACAATATTGTGACAAGCTTTGGCAAGTGAGGTTCAACACAAGTAAGCAAGCATAAATTAGAAGTTTGAGATATACGGATTATAGCCAAGTAGCCAACCCAAGTCTAAAGATTACCATATAAACCCGGATTCCTAATAACCCAAGAATTTAAGATTACACTAGTCAAGAATGTCTCAAGCCATGTTACAAGTATTATTAGTTTTAAGGCAATTGAGATTATGAAGCAAAGGAGTATCCTGTATCCATATACCTTTTTTTCAAAAGCAATTACTTATCAATAAGTGTGGAACACCTCTTACTATTCCAAAGGTCACATCCAATGGAGAAAATTTAAGTTAGCAAAATAGAAAGACAAGGAAAATGTGTCCGGATTAGCAAAGTTGGCATAACCAAACTCATCCCACCAATGTTCTCTCCATTCATCTATTGAAGACATTCTGTTAGTTAAGTAGTGTGTTCCATAATTAAAAGGTTGAGAGTTCAAATTGTACAATGTACACATATTGTGATGTCTTTATCCTATAAATCTAGAAGTTGTTAAGAAAAAGTTGTGATACTATTCGTTCAAACTAGGAGAATGTAACATATATGTTTACCAAAACATTTGCCATATCAACATTTAAGAAATGGTTTCATAAATTGTGTTGTGCTAATTAACTCAAGGAATTTGTCAAACGAGGGGAGTAAAGTGTAGCATTTTGTTTCATGGATTTGTCCCATTGAGTTTTTTACTTGAAAGCCTTTCATAAGCTAGATCTAGAAcgtattgaaaaaaaaaaaaaaagcaaattagatttaaataatctcagctttctcaatttggccaataataatcctaactcagttattggctgataataatccgactggtccacttttggccgataatagtctgcgctaaatatagcttaacggagttaagttttttttttcccaattacaaactgatgttttagggcttttgattagaacgatgatacgagttgattgatgtaaaatttacctcgaaaatactgccccaaacgacgaaaacggtgcttcaattcgtgtgtttaaacttcaaattaacaaaaatcaagtcgtttgaaGTAACGTTTCGAGGTAACTTTTACATAAATCGAATCGTATCCTCGTtcttgtgacaaccggtaatttacgcccttaattacgAGATTAGCAGGCGATTAATGCGATAATAAATAATGTTTAAgacgcaaattaacttaattaggcctttggagtgcctaggaacgttatccgactttacagtgcgcgaacggtggCTTACAGAGAAATCTGCCGAATACTACGCAACAACGAACTGGCACCGTACggaatactgacaacgccgacaagtaCGAATCTTATACGAGTATTTTGCGTTCATAAATTTAGTTTTACAAATTTATCGTGCTTCCGAACGACACAAAACGCAGACGCGAACGAAAAACGCGGAAACAGTGACGCACCGGCAATCAACGACGAAGCTGACGCACCGGAGTCGAATTTTGTctcgatattaatatattatgatataaTTGGTTTCGTATTCGAATTTTAATACCCGTAgtcgaaaccggatcgaaaaacggtTCAAGACGGCGGACATAATTTTACACAAATTTTTATCGTAAACAACGGACAAAAGCGCGAACGTCTACTGACACTGTGTTACGTATATTTAGCCCAAAGATATAATTTTACGCACTTTTAGAACTAAAATTATATATTATGATGTTCCAACGGTTTCGGGTTTTGAAAACGGGCTTGTGAATGCGTTTGGGCTATTTAAAACACGGGAAtaggcttgtgggccttgggcccaagcccaatgCCCATTAGCAAGTCTTATTATAAAAGAAGCCACTATGTTTCATTtgttcaaacaaacaaacaagcagCAACACACACCAAACGAGTTCCCTCTCTCTCTCCGATCAACAAGCATGGTGGAGCCGGTC
This genomic interval carries:
- the LOC110898563 gene encoding cell wall integrity and stress response component 1, whose translation is MATSSRKSNSPVMPLTSAFNRSSSPYGRIGSYSSAFAADVNSSPFASSTSSSFYSSPVSSQVYSRSSSPTRVNLHGLAPVTSSSVKFSLASRSGSPNRSMAVSSREQVVRKQNAGNPLKNVPKKTCMCSPTTHPGSFRCSLHKRFNNNNQTVTYSPNRLNARRSAMTNSLVRIGTVEGGDLVKRALAALIRPSSHQQRRRTAFEPRPSRLSVMSKADDL